AAACAATATGTCCATTATTGTTTTTGATATTTTCAAAAGAGGGAATCTAAAAGACCTCATTACCGGAACGAACATCGGGACCCTGATCTCTAACTCGGAGGACATAAAAATCGATGGCCAGTGAAGAAATCATCTCAGGAATGAAAACGAAAATGGATAAGACCATTGACCTCGTAAAAAAGGACTTTGGCACCATTCGCACCGGAAGAGCGAACCCTTCTCTTGTGGAAGACATTCGAGTGGATTATTACGGAACGCAAACTCCGATCAATCAGCTCGGAAACATTTCAGTTCCGGAACCAAGAACTCTTACGATTTCTCCTTACGATAAGGGAATCATGAAGGATATCGAGAAAGCGATCCAAACTTCGGGTCTGGGTTTACAACCTTCGAACGACGGAGTTGTCATTCGTATCATCATCCCTGAGTTGACCGGAGAAAGACGGAAAGAACTTGCAAAAGTTGTTAAGTCTAAATCCGAAGAAAAAAAAG
This genomic interval from Leptospira stimsonii contains the following:
- the frr gene encoding ribosome recycling factor; the protein is MASEEIISGMKTKMDKTIDLVKKDFGTIRTGRANPSLVEDIRVDYYGTQTPINQLGNISVPEPRTLTISPYDKGIMKDIEKAIQTSGLGLQPSNDGVVIRIIIPELTGERRKELAKVVKSKSEEKKVAIRNIRRDAMEDLKKHTEGMSQDEIKTVQDQIQKITDSYIEKISALTVEKEKEITTI